CGCCGACGAGCAGGCCGACGGCGCCGACGGTGTTGCCCGCGTTCCAGAGCAGAAACACCCGGGTCCGCGCGTCCTCCTCGGCCATCGTCGCCAGGAATCGCCGGACGGATCCGATCATCGCCAGTGGGTTGTCGTCGGTCCGGCATAAGTGTGGTCGACGGGGCTTTCGGCGCGGTTCGTCCCCCACGGACGATGCCGCGCTCCGCCGAGTCGTTTCGCTGCGGCTCACTCCGTTCCCCGCTCGTCTCGGGGGCTCCCTCCGCTCGGCCCCGCGGTCGCCGGCGACAAAAGACCTATTCGGCGGTCGGACCCAGTTGCGGGTATGAGCGACATCGACCTGGCGTTCGACGACAACGAGCGCCTCCCCGCGGTCGCCCAGGACGCCGACTCGGGTGAGGTGCTCATGCTCGCGTACGTCACTCCCGAAGCCGTCGAGCGCACCCGCGAGACCGGCTTCGCCCACTACTACTCGCGCAGCCGCGAAGAGCTCTGGAAGAAGGGCGGCTCCAGCGGCCACGTCCAGGCGATCGAGGAGGTCCGCGTCGACTGCGACGGCGACGCCCT
This DNA window, taken from Halosimplex litoreum, encodes the following:
- the hisI gene encoding phosphoribosyl-AMP cyclohydrolase gives rise to the protein MSDIDLAFDDNERLPAVAQDADSGEVLMLAYVTPEAVERTRETGFAHYYSRSREELWKKGGSSGHVQAIEEVRVDCDGDALLYLVDQAGGACHTGYESCFYRTLDGETVGERVFDPDEVYE